In Capsicum annuum cultivar UCD-10X-F1 chromosome 11, UCD10Xv1.1, whole genome shotgun sequence, one genomic interval encodes:
- the LOC107856753 gene encoding protein APEM9 isoform X4, with the protein MEGASSPTWEQIELSERTSKILKQLKVLFGSVTTIPAQVFLTGVCLQILDGPSTEVQEIIEEFLRKWRYVDGKYYTVASMEADVPDMEEFSNQISLGVDTYLEIIELYVITFLGRILGNLDLAISWVEKSPLTEEKRQDRLRQLHSMDTLKLGSSSQSSASLLQMDECTTDSTSVIEEKSCNGRANILEHKDQSQGENTTKQSILEFSRGRTPFWWFRTVTLKFGSGRLVLSNGSIFLGFLAALVYHIVWRKQASLWNVVKRQASSTKKALVDFWQLAFLYQVNPLAAVQPLPPATRGSR; encoded by the exons ATGGAAGGTGCATCTTCTCCGACTTGGGAACAAATTGAACTTTCAGAAAG GACATCGAAAATACTGAAGCAGCTGAAAGTGCTATTTGGTTCAGTCACCACTATTCCTGCCCAAGTTTTCCTTACTGG GGTGTGTCTCCAGATACTAGATGGCCCTTCTACTGAAGTTCAAGAAATCATAGAGGAATTCCTTAGGAAGTGGAGATATGTTGACGGGAAGTATTATACTGTTGCAAGCATGGAAGCTGATGTACCTGACATGGAAGAATTTAGCAATCAGATTTCCCTTGGAGTTGATACGTACCTGGAAATTATTGAGCTCtatgtcataacctttttggggAGGATTCTAGGAAATTTGGATCTTGCTATCTCTTGGGTTGAAAAATCCCCTCTAACTGAGGAGAAGAGGCAG GATCGTTTGAGGCAGTTGCACTCCATGGATACTTTAAAGCTTGGCAGCTCTTCACAGTCCTCGGCATCACTGCTCCAAATGGATGAATGTACAACTGATTCCACTTCCgtgattgaagaaaaatcatgcaATGGAAGAGCAAATATTTTAGAACACAAAGACCAGTCTCAGGGAGAGAACACCACGAAACAATCAATTTTGGAGTTCTCTAGAGGGAGAACTCCATTTTGGTGGTTTCGTACCGTCACTTTGAAGTTTGGAAGCGGTCGCTTGGTCTTATCAAATGGAAGCATCTTTCTTGGTTTTCTGGCAGCACTTGTTTACCATATTGTGTGGAGAAAACAAGCCTCTTTATGGAA TGTTGTTAAGAGACAAGCTTCATCTACGAAGAAGGCTTTGGTTGACTTCTGGCAACTTGCATTCTTGTATCAAGTGAACCCTCTTGCTGCTGTTCAACCACTCCCACCTGCAACACGTGGAAGCCGGTGA
- the LOC107856753 gene encoding protein APEM9 isoform X3, with product MSTSEMPYIELLRCMCIIGQTCELYSRLPLYLDVDIENTEAAESAIWFSHHYSCPSFPYWILDGPSTEVQEIIEEFLRKWRYVDGKYYTVASMEADVPDMEEFSNQISLGVDTYLEIIELYVITFLGRILGNLDLAISWVEKSPLTEEKRQDRLRQLHSMDTLKLGSSSQSSASLLQMDECTTDSTSVIEEKSCNGRANILEHKDQSQGENTTKQSILEFSRGRTPFWWFRTVTLKFGSGRLVLSNGSIFLGFLAALVYHIVWRKQASLWNVVKRQASSTKKALVDFWQLAFLYQVNPLAAVQPLPPATRGSR from the exons ATGAGTACATCTGAAATGCCTTATATAGAGTTGCTCCGATGTATGTGTATTATTGGTCAGACTTGTGAACTGTATTCTCGTCTTCCACTGTATCTTGATGTG GACATCGAAAATACTGAAGCAGCTGAAAGTGCTATTTGGTTCAGTCACCACTATTCCTGCCCAAGTTTTCCTTACTGG ATACTAGATGGCCCTTCTACTGAAGTTCAAGAAATCATAGAGGAATTCCTTAGGAAGTGGAGATATGTTGACGGGAAGTATTATACTGTTGCAAGCATGGAAGCTGATGTACCTGACATGGAAGAATTTAGCAATCAGATTTCCCTTGGAGTTGATACGTACCTGGAAATTATTGAGCTCtatgtcataacctttttggggAGGATTCTAGGAAATTTGGATCTTGCTATCTCTTGGGTTGAAAAATCCCCTCTAACTGAGGAGAAGAGGCAG GATCGTTTGAGGCAGTTGCACTCCATGGATACTTTAAAGCTTGGCAGCTCTTCACAGTCCTCGGCATCACTGCTCCAAATGGATGAATGTACAACTGATTCCACTTCCgtgattgaagaaaaatcatgcaATGGAAGAGCAAATATTTTAGAACACAAAGACCAGTCTCAGGGAGAGAACACCACGAAACAATCAATTTTGGAGTTCTCTAGAGGGAGAACTCCATTTTGGTGGTTTCGTACCGTCACTTTGAAGTTTGGAAGCGGTCGCTTGGTCTTATCAAATGGAAGCATCTTTCTTGGTTTTCTGGCAGCACTTGTTTACCATATTGTGTGGAGAAAACAAGCCTCTTTATGGAA TGTTGTTAAGAGACAAGCTTCATCTACGAAGAAGGCTTTGGTTGACTTCTGGCAACTTGCATTCTTGTATCAAGTGAACCCTCTTGCTGCTGTTCAACCACTCCCACCTGCAACACGTGGAAGCCGGTGA
- the LOC107856753 gene encoding protein APEM9 isoform X1, translated as MEGASSPTWEQIELSERYLVCCMFQEASSSVIEQLVEKSNEFVEDNCELGDMLESAGMVIVRSLKELGRTSKILKQLKVLFGSVTTIPAQVFLTGVCLQILDGPSTEVQEIIEEFLRKWRYVDGKYYTVASMEADVPDMEEFSNQISLGVDTYLEIIELYVITFLGRILGNLDLAISWVEKSPLTEEKRQDRLRQLHSMDTLKLGSSSQSSASLLQMDECTTDSTSVIEEKSCNGRANILEHKDQSQGENTTKQSILEFSRGRTPFWWFRTVTLKFGSGRLVLSNGSIFLGFLAALVYHIVWRKQASLWNVVKRQASSTKKALVDFWQLAFLYQVNPLAAVQPLPPATRGSR; from the exons ATGGAAGGTGCATCTTCTCCGACTTGGGAACAAATTGAACTTTCAGAAAG ATATCTGGTGTGTTGTATGTTCCAAGAAGCGTCTTCCTCAGTTATTGAGCAATTGGTTGAGAAAAGTAATGAATTTGTTGAAGACAATTGTGAATTGGGTGATATGTTGGAATCAGCTGGCATGGTTATCGTGCGGTCATTGAAAGAACTGGGGAG GACATCGAAAATACTGAAGCAGCTGAAAGTGCTATTTGGTTCAGTCACCACTATTCCTGCCCAAGTTTTCCTTACTGG GGTGTGTCTCCAGATACTAGATGGCCCTTCTACTGAAGTTCAAGAAATCATAGAGGAATTCCTTAGGAAGTGGAGATATGTTGACGGGAAGTATTATACTGTTGCAAGCATGGAAGCTGATGTACCTGACATGGAAGAATTTAGCAATCAGATTTCCCTTGGAGTTGATACGTACCTGGAAATTATTGAGCTCtatgtcataacctttttggggAGGATTCTAGGAAATTTGGATCTTGCTATCTCTTGGGTTGAAAAATCCCCTCTAACTGAGGAGAAGAGGCAG GATCGTTTGAGGCAGTTGCACTCCATGGATACTTTAAAGCTTGGCAGCTCTTCACAGTCCTCGGCATCACTGCTCCAAATGGATGAATGTACAACTGATTCCACTTCCgtgattgaagaaaaatcatgcaATGGAAGAGCAAATATTTTAGAACACAAAGACCAGTCTCAGGGAGAGAACACCACGAAACAATCAATTTTGGAGTTCTCTAGAGGGAGAACTCCATTTTGGTGGTTTCGTACCGTCACTTTGAAGTTTGGAAGCGGTCGCTTGGTCTTATCAAATGGAAGCATCTTTCTTGGTTTTCTGGCAGCACTTGTTTACCATATTGTGTGGAGAAAACAAGCCTCTTTATGGAA TGTTGTTAAGAGACAAGCTTCATCTACGAAGAAGGCTTTGGTTGACTTCTGGCAACTTGCATTCTTGTATCAAGTGAACCCTCTTGCTGCTGTTCAACCACTCCCACCTGCAACACGTGGAAGCCGGTGA
- the LOC107847576 gene encoding ubiquitin carboxyl-terminal hydrolase MINDY-3-like: protein MDLGGGMFVKGISTRVEVGFLTLLESLNFCKVGLHLKWPIWVVGSESHNSFLLALDTKVQEENELEGKETKIRRAFDARDQSGGGGFISVEGFHQVLRETNVNLPADKLQNLCMEAVDTLYGVNSGRVLLDLDKSFFFGRDERS from the coding sequence ATGGATTTGGGTGGTGGCATGTTTGTGAAGGGTATCTCCACTAGGGTTGAAGTTGGATTTCTTACTCTGCTAGAGTCCCTAAACTTCTGTAAAGTTGGCCTGCACTTGAAATGGCCAATATGGGTTGTTGGCAGTGAATCTCATAACAGTTTCTTACTTGCTCTCGATACAAAAGTTCAGGAGGAGAATGAACTTGAAGGCAAGGAAACAAAGATCCGTAGAGCTTTTGATGCACGAGATCAGAGCGGAGGTGGTGGGTTCATTAGTGTGGAAGGGTTTCATCAAGTCCTTAGGGAAACTAATGTCAATCTTCCAGCTGACAAGCTTCAAAACCTCTGTATGGAGGCAGTGGATACATTGTATGGAGTGAATTCTGGCAGGGTCTTGTTGGACTTGGAcaagagttttttttttgggagggATGAAAGATCCTAG
- the LOC107856753 gene encoding protein APEM9 isoform X5: MWTSKILKQLKVLFGSVTTIPAQVFLTGVCLQILDGPSTEVQEIIEEFLRKWRYVDGKYYTVASMEADVPDMEEFSNQISLGVDTYLEIIELYVITFLGRILGNLDLAISWVEKSPLTEEKRQDRLRQLHSMDTLKLGSSSQSSASLLQMDECTTDSTSVIEEKSCNGRANILEHKDQSQGENTTKQSILEFSRGRTPFWWFRTVTLKFGSGRLVLSNGSIFLGFLAALVYHIVWRKQASLWNVVKRQASSTKKALVDFWQLAFLYQVNPLAAVQPLPPATRGSR, from the exons ATGTG GACATCGAAAATACTGAAGCAGCTGAAAGTGCTATTTGGTTCAGTCACCACTATTCCTGCCCAAGTTTTCCTTACTGG GGTGTGTCTCCAGATACTAGATGGCCCTTCTACTGAAGTTCAAGAAATCATAGAGGAATTCCTTAGGAAGTGGAGATATGTTGACGGGAAGTATTATACTGTTGCAAGCATGGAAGCTGATGTACCTGACATGGAAGAATTTAGCAATCAGATTTCCCTTGGAGTTGATACGTACCTGGAAATTATTGAGCTCtatgtcataacctttttggggAGGATTCTAGGAAATTTGGATCTTGCTATCTCTTGGGTTGAAAAATCCCCTCTAACTGAGGAGAAGAGGCAG GATCGTTTGAGGCAGTTGCACTCCATGGATACTTTAAAGCTTGGCAGCTCTTCACAGTCCTCGGCATCACTGCTCCAAATGGATGAATGTACAACTGATTCCACTTCCgtgattgaagaaaaatcatgcaATGGAAGAGCAAATATTTTAGAACACAAAGACCAGTCTCAGGGAGAGAACACCACGAAACAATCAATTTTGGAGTTCTCTAGAGGGAGAACTCCATTTTGGTGGTTTCGTACCGTCACTTTGAAGTTTGGAAGCGGTCGCTTGGTCTTATCAAATGGAAGCATCTTTCTTGGTTTTCTGGCAGCACTTGTTTACCATATTGTGTGGAGAAAACAAGCCTCTTTATGGAA TGTTGTTAAGAGACAAGCTTCATCTACGAAGAAGGCTTTGGTTGACTTCTGGCAACTTGCATTCTTGTATCAAGTGAACCCTCTTGCTGCTGTTCAACCACTCCCACCTGCAACACGTGGAAGCCGGTGA
- the LOC107856753 gene encoding protein APEM9 isoform X2 gives MEGASSPTWEQIELSERYLVCCMFQEASSSVIEQLVEKSNEFVEDNCELGDMLESAGMVIVRSLKELGRTSKILKQLKVLFGSVTTIPAQVFLTGVCLQILDGPSTEVQEIIEEFLRKWRYVDGKYYTVASMEADVPDMEEFSNQISLGVDTYLEIIELYVITFLGRILGNLDLAISWVEKSPLTEEKRQDRLRQLHSMDTLKLGSSSQSSASLLQMDECTTDSTSVIEEKSCNGRANILEHKDQSQGENTTKQSILEFSRGRTPFWWFRTVTLKFGSGRLVLSNGSIFLGFLAALVYHIVWRKQASLWNCGGHIIV, from the exons ATGGAAGGTGCATCTTCTCCGACTTGGGAACAAATTGAACTTTCAGAAAG ATATCTGGTGTGTTGTATGTTCCAAGAAGCGTCTTCCTCAGTTATTGAGCAATTGGTTGAGAAAAGTAATGAATTTGTTGAAGACAATTGTGAATTGGGTGATATGTTGGAATCAGCTGGCATGGTTATCGTGCGGTCATTGAAAGAACTGGGGAG GACATCGAAAATACTGAAGCAGCTGAAAGTGCTATTTGGTTCAGTCACCACTATTCCTGCCCAAGTTTTCCTTACTGG GGTGTGTCTCCAGATACTAGATGGCCCTTCTACTGAAGTTCAAGAAATCATAGAGGAATTCCTTAGGAAGTGGAGATATGTTGACGGGAAGTATTATACTGTTGCAAGCATGGAAGCTGATGTACCTGACATGGAAGAATTTAGCAATCAGATTTCCCTTGGAGTTGATACGTACCTGGAAATTATTGAGCTCtatgtcataacctttttggggAGGATTCTAGGAAATTTGGATCTTGCTATCTCTTGGGTTGAAAAATCCCCTCTAACTGAGGAGAAGAGGCAG GATCGTTTGAGGCAGTTGCACTCCATGGATACTTTAAAGCTTGGCAGCTCTTCACAGTCCTCGGCATCACTGCTCCAAATGGATGAATGTACAACTGATTCCACTTCCgtgattgaagaaaaatcatgcaATGGAAGAGCAAATATTTTAGAACACAAAGACCAGTCTCAGGGAGAGAACACCACGAAACAATCAATTTTGGAGTTCTCTAGAGGGAGAACTCCATTTTGGTGGTTTCGTACCGTCACTTTGAAGTTTGGAAGCGGTCGCTTGGTCTTATCAAATGGAAGCATCTTTCTTGGTTTTCTGGCAGCACTTGTTTACCATATTGTGTGGAGAAAACAAGCCTCTTTATGGAA CTGTGGGGGACACATTATTGTGTAA
- the LOC107848000 gene encoding uncharacterized protein LOC107848000 encodes MLKYNKVCFKNEPKGTVTAVKRSGMLLREAEFSCGLQQGHCILAVDLECGPLFVVCQRQTMCIWSGWTLEFSRVLDLKREMAAAGCDIRVEYI; translated from the exons ATGCTGAAATATAATAAAGTTTGCTTCAAG AATGAACCAAAGGGGACAGTAACTGCAGTTAAAAGAAGTGGTATGTTGCTAAGAGAAGCTGAATTTTCATGTGGGCTGCAACAAGGTCATTGCATATTAGCTGTAGATTTGGAATGCGGGCCCCTGTTTGTTGTTTGCCAGAGACAGACAATGTGCATCTGGTCAGGTTGGACACTCGAGTTCAGTCGTGTTCTTGACCTGAAGAGAGAAATGGCTGCAGCTGGATGTGATATTAGAGTCGAGTACATATAA
- the LOC107847744 gene encoding 50S ribosomal protein L27 gives MMNAATSLFRRLNIRELVTRTPAYNTASDVSGDVLSLMFRRWATKKTAGSSKNGRDSKPKNLGVKKFGGERVIPGNIIVRQRGTRFHAGNYVGIGKDHTLYALMEGCVKFEQHKLSGRKWVHVEPKDGPLLHPIYSSTTAAEPKTATLIC, from the exons ATGATGAATGCTGCAACATCGTTATTTAGGAGGTTAAATATCAGAGAGCTGGTAACAAGAACCCCTGCTTACAATACTGCTAGTG ATGTTTCTGGAGATGTATTGAGCTTGATGTTTAGACGGTGGGCTACCAAAAAGACAGCAGGGTCTTCAAAGAATGGCCGTGATTCAAAACCAAAGAATCTAGGGGTGAAGAAATTTGGTGGGGAG AGAGTGATTCCTGGAAATATTATTGTTCGTCAAAGGGGAACCCGATTTCATGCTGGAAACTATGTTGGAATTGGGAAAGATCACACGCTTTATGCTTTGATGGAAGGCTGTGTTAAGTTTGAGCAGCACAAGTTAAGTGGGCGCAAATGGGTGCATGTTGAGCCCAAGGATGGGCCTTTGCTTCACCCAATCTACTCAAGCACTACAGCTGCCGAGCCGAAGACAGCTACTCTGATTTGTTAA